One window of the Micropterus dolomieu isolate WLL.071019.BEF.003 ecotype Adirondacks linkage group LG08, ASM2129224v1, whole genome shotgun sequence genome contains the following:
- the kcnk15 gene encoding potassium channel subfamily K member 15 gives MPRPRMKKQNIRTLSLILCMFSYLLVGAAVFDALESESESSRRRILEQKRSEMKKKYRFSEDDYREIERVVLQAEPHRAGRQWKFAGSFYFAITVITTIGYGHAAPGTDAGKVFCMFYAVLGIPLTLVMFQSLGERMNTFVRYLLHKTKQCLGFRHTEVSMENMVLVGFLSCIGTLCVGAAAFSHFEGWSFFHAYYYCFITLTTIGFGDFVALQKKEDLQEKTPYVAFSFMYILVGLTVIGAFLNLVVLRFLTMNTEDERRDAQERASLKRDRGFLDGALGLHVVGEQSRDIHRERNRSNVPHGRSHSALFLPMEEGTSRTNLISSPAEDQERQRSPGRHRLHFQIKAGRRRPESSLSSLCACVCYRLGICDSPLMSHSEHHGCHVNSVYYNSVSYKIEGCLPGSRDNTGFSSPGSTLSPGHNFREFPRSRRKSV, from the exons ATGCCGAGACCGAGGatgaagaaacaaaacatcCGGACCCTGTCGCTCATCCTCTGCATGTTCTCCTACTTGCTGGTCGGCGCCGCGGTGTTTGACGCGCTGGAGTCCGAGTCTGAGAGCTCCCGCAGGCGCATCTTGGAGCAGAAGCGCAGCGAGATGAAGAAGAAGTACCGCTTCTCCGAGGATGACTACCGCGAAATTGAGCGAGTGGTGCTGCAAGCTGAGCCCCACCGCGCCGGGAGACAGTGGAAATTTGCTGGCTCTTTTTACTTTGCCATAACAGTCATCACCACCATTG GTTATGGACATGCAGCACCAGGCACAGATGCTGGAAAGGTCTTCTGCATGTTCTACGCTGTACTGGGCATTCCTCTCACTTTGGTCATGTTCCAGAGCCTGGGAGAAAGGATGAACACATTTGTCCGCTATCTCCTACATAAGACAAAGCAGTGCCTGGGCTTTCGACACACTGAGGTGTCAATGGAGAACATGGTCCTGGTGGGCTTCCTGTCCTGCATTGGAACACTGTGTGTCGGGGCTGCAGCCTTCTCCCACTTTGAGGGATGGAGCTTCTTCCATGCATACTACTACTGCTTCATCACGCTCACCACTATTGGCTTTGGGGACTTTGTGGCCTTGCAGAAAAAGGAGGATCTCCAGGAGAAAACGCCCTATGTGGCGTTCAGCTTCATGTACATCCTGGTGGGGCTAACTGTTATTGGGGCCTTCCTGAACTTGGTGGTACTTCGCTTCCTCACCATGAACACTGAGGATGAACGGAGAGATGCTCAAGAGAGGGCATCACTGAAGAGGGACAGAGGCTTTTTGGATGGGGCTCTGGGCCTCCATGTTGTAGGTGAACAGAGCAGAGACatccacagagagaggaacaggaGCAATGTTCCACACGGTCGCAGCCACAGTGCGCTCTTCCTCCCAATGGAGGAAGGAACCAGCCGCACCAACCTCATCTCTTCCCCAGCAGAGGATCAGGAGAGACAAAGAAGCCCTGGCAGACACAGGCTGCATTTTCAGATCAAGGCAGGCAGACGCAGGCCAGAGTCGAGCCTCAGCTccctctgtgcctgtgtgtgctaCCGCTTGGGGATTTGTGACAGTCCTCTTATGTCCCACAGTGAACACCATGGCTGCCATGTCAATTCTGTTTACTACAACTCAGTCTCCTATAAGATCGAGGGCTGCTTGCCAGGTTCCAGGGACAACACTGGATTCTCTTCCCCAGGCAGCACGCTCTCACCTGGGCATAACTTCCGGGAGTTCCCTCGTTCAAGGAGAAAGTCTGTGTAA